In Deinococcus sp. QL22, the following are encoded in one genomic region:
- a CDS encoding LysR family transcriptional regulator yields the protein MELRHLRHFVALAEEENFGRAAERVFVVQQALSNSIKNLEDEVGVPLVLRTTRRVQLTPAGREFLEGARLTLAQATQTVERTRRAARGEVGRLTVGFVSGLAFGGLPEIVRKFRELYPNVSVDLRELTAQEQEAALRGGQVDVGLMLLPVRDPNLDSRALWRQPLVAALPVGHALARKRKLKISDLANEPFVFFPRQLRATYFDQVMRWCAGAGFTPNVTQEAIEIPTLLSLVAAGVGVFLPIAFFERLALPGVVYRPVDGAPVVEIVAVWQRSNSTRSLLDPIVQAFLGVAQAELGEQVAAHDR from the coding sequence ATGGAACTCCGTCATCTGCGGCATTTTGTGGCGCTGGCCGAGGAAGAAAACTTCGGGCGGGCCGCCGAGCGCGTGTTTGTGGTGCAGCAAGCCCTGAGCAATTCCATCAAGAATCTGGAAGACGAGGTGGGCGTGCCGCTGGTGCTGAGAACCACCCGCCGCGTGCAACTGACCCCGGCTGGGCGCGAGTTTCTGGAGGGTGCACGGCTGACGCTGGCGCAGGCCACCCAAACGGTAGAGCGCACCCGCCGCGCCGCACGGGGCGAAGTGGGCCGCCTGACGGTGGGCTTTGTGAGTGGGCTGGCTTTTGGCGGGCTGCCCGAAATCGTGCGGAAGTTCCGCGAGTTGTATCCCAACGTGTCAGTCGATTTGCGCGAATTGACGGCGCAGGAACAGGAAGCGGCCCTGCGCGGCGGGCAGGTGGATGTGGGGCTGATGCTGCTGCCGGTGCGCGACCCCAATCTAGATTCCCGCGCCCTGTGGCGGCAACCGCTGGTGGCGGCGCTGCCTGTTGGTCACGCGCTCGCACGCAAGCGCAAGCTCAAGATTTCCGACCTTGCCAACGAACCGTTCGTGTTTTTCCCGCGCCAGTTGCGGGCCACCTACTTCGATCAGGTGATGCGCTGGTGCGCGGGCGCAGGCTTTACGCCCAACGTGACGCAGGAGGCCATAGAAATCCCGACGCTGTTGTCGTTGGTGGCCGCTGGCGTGGGCGTGTTCCTGCCGATTGCCTTCTTCGAGCGGTTGGCGTTGCCGGGGGTGGTATACCGCCCGGTAGACGGCGCACCAGTGGTAGAGATCGTGGCAGTGTGGCAGCGCAGCAATTCCACTCGTAGCC
- a CDS encoding dihydrofolate reductase family protein has translation MRKIIFHAQSTLNGRIANVEGGFWTPFAWGEPESAAFNDLFRTADTWALGRVMYEAIVPWWDAVARGENPEDAGQLSPPDLEFAALQHKMHKLVFSHTLEDGPDRTVVRDAPAQALAALKTLAGGSIFLSCGPALLAELAGVPGLIDEYLLVIHPAVLGGGPRLFEGLESDLALRLIEAKPFAAGAVMLRYGTEPN, from the coding sequence ATGCGAAAAATCATTTTTCACGCCCAGAGCACCCTCAATGGCCGGATTGCCAACGTGGAAGGCGGATTTTGGACGCCATTTGCCTGGGGCGAACCCGAATCGGCGGCCTTTAATGACCTGTTCCGCACTGCCGACACCTGGGCGCTAGGGCGGGTCATGTACGAGGCCATCGTGCCCTGGTGGGACGCGGTGGCACGCGGCGAAAACCCCGAAGATGCAGGGCAACTTTCGCCGCCCGATCTGGAGTTTGCCGCCCTGCAACACAAGATGCATAAGCTAGTTTTTTCGCACACGCTGGAAGACGGCCCAGACCGCACGGTGGTTCGGGACGCTCCGGCACAGGCGTTGGCGGCGCTGAAAACTCTGGCGGGCGGCAGCATCTTTTTGTCGTGTGGGCCTGCTCTCTTGGCTGAATTGGCGGGCGTGCCGGGCTTGATCGACGAATATCTACTGGTGATTCATCCGGCGGTGTTGGGGGGCGGGCCGCGCCTGTTTGAAGGACTGGAATCCGATTTGGCGCTGCGGCTGATAGAGGCCAAGCCTTTTGCGGCGGGCGCGGTCATGTTGCGGTATGGGACAGAACCCAACTAA
- the aceE gene encoding pyruvate dehydrogenase (acetyl-transferring), homodimeric type yields the protein MTNVPPKGPPRAGLPPQEREQLNTVETQEWLDSLAYVLADGGDDRAAQLLEDLDHYAYFHGAPILFKQNTPYLNTIDVDKQPDYPGDIDMERKIRNIIRWNAVAMVVKANKKSDGIGGHLSTYASSAELLEVGFNHFFRGHGAGQDRDLVFFQGHASPGVYSRSFLEGRLDGGRLGRFRRELQAEPGLSSYPHPWLMPDYWEFPTVSMGLGPMQAIYQARYIKYLENRGLKPAGDAKVWAFLGDGEMDEPQSIGALRFASYENLDNIVFVLNANLQRLDGPVRANSKVIQEFEALFRGAGWNVIKVVWDSKWDELLSKDYNGEIVKRFELLVDGESQRYAAFGGKELREKFFNTPELKVLIEGWSDADLELLNRGGHDVRKIYAAYASATAHKGSPTVIIARTIKGYGLGDTAQARNASHQVKKLEFDALKNLRDLLELPMTDEQVEHLELYHPGPDSPEVKYTMERRAALGGPVPERKVEYPHPTVPTGEFYEEFAGGSKGRAVSTTMAAVQVISKLLRDKEIGKYIVPIVPDEARTFGMDALVPRIGIYSPRGQTYTPVDSGSLMAYKESKDGQMLEEGITEDGAMASWIAAGTAYAHHGVPTIPFFVFYSMFGMQRVGDLVWAAADQRARGFLLGATAGRTTLAGEGLQHQDGNSQLQAYVVPNLKVYDPAFAYELAVIIEDGIQRMFVNDEDIFYYVTIDNENEVQPAMPDDGRSHDEIRQGIVKGLYRFQRSQSKGKLKAQILAGGPAMGAALEAAQKLEAYGVAADIWSVTSYKELHQDALAVQRHNMLHPTNAPRTSYVAQQLSKDNAPGVLISVSDYVKLSADGLNGHIDRKIWTLGTDGFGRSEAREELRDFFEVDTKHVILATLYALLRDGKIKGDVVQQAITDLGIDPERENPFLR from the coding sequence ATGACAAACGTACCGCCGAAAGGGCCGCCGCGTGCGGGCCTCCCGCCGCAGGAGCGCGAGCAACTGAACACGGTGGAAACGCAGGAGTGGCTGGACTCTCTGGCCTACGTGCTGGCCGACGGGGGAGATGACCGCGCCGCCCAACTGCTCGAAGACCTCGACCACTACGCCTATTTTCATGGTGCGCCGATTCTGTTCAAGCAGAACACGCCCTACCTGAACACCATCGACGTAGACAAGCAGCCCGACTATCCTGGCGACATCGATATGGAGCGGAAAATCCGCAACATTATTCGCTGGAATGCCGTGGCGATGGTGGTCAAGGCCAACAAAAAGAGCGACGGCATTGGCGGCCACCTGTCTACCTACGCTAGCAGCGCCGAACTGCTGGAAGTCGGCTTCAACCACTTCTTTAGGGGCCACGGTGCAGGCCAAGACCGCGATCTGGTGTTTTTTCAGGGCCACGCCAGCCCTGGCGTCTATTCCCGTTCGTTCCTGGAAGGCCGACTGGACGGTGGACGTCTGGGCCGTTTCCGGCGCGAACTGCAAGCCGAACCCGGCCTGAGCTCCTACCCGCACCCCTGGCTGATGCCCGACTACTGGGAGTTTCCCACCGTCAGCATGGGCTTGGGGCCAATGCAGGCCATCTATCAGGCCCGATACATCAAATATCTGGAAAACCGGGGCCTGAAACCTGCCGGAGACGCCAAAGTCTGGGCCTTTCTGGGCGACGGTGAAATGGACGAGCCGCAGAGCATCGGGGCACTCCGCTTTGCCTCCTACGAAAACCTCGACAACATCGTGTTCGTGCTGAACGCCAACCTGCAACGCCTCGACGGGCCAGTAAGGGCCAACTCCAAAGTCATTCAGGAATTTGAAGCGCTGTTCCGTGGTGCGGGCTGGAACGTCATTAAGGTGGTGTGGGACAGCAAGTGGGACGAACTGCTGAGCAAGGATTACAACGGCGAAATCGTCAAACGCTTCGAACTTTTGGTCGACGGTGAATCTCAGCGGTATGCGGCGTTTGGCGGCAAGGAACTGCGCGAGAAGTTCTTCAATACCCCCGAACTGAAAGTGCTGATCGAGGGCTGGAGCGACGCCGATCTGGAGCTGCTGAATCGGGGCGGCCACGACGTTCGCAAGATTTACGCGGCCTACGCTTCGGCCACCGCGCACAAGGGCAGCCCCACCGTCATCATCGCCCGCACCATCAAGGGCTACGGCCTCGGTGATACGGCGCAGGCCCGCAATGCCTCGCATCAGGTCAAAAAGCTGGAATTTGACGCCCTGAAGAACCTGCGCGACCTGCTGGAATTGCCCATGACCGACGAACAGGTAGAGCATCTGGAGCTGTACCACCCCGGCCCAGACAGCCCCGAAGTGAAGTACACCATGGAGCGCCGCGCCGCGCTGGGCGGCCCCGTGCCAGAGCGCAAGGTGGAGTACCCGCATCCCACCGTGCCCACCGGCGAGTTTTACGAGGAATTTGCAGGCGGGAGCAAAGGCCGCGCCGTCAGCACCACGATGGCCGCCGTGCAGGTCATTTCCAAGTTGCTGCGCGACAAGGAGATCGGCAAATATATCGTGCCCATCGTGCCTGACGAGGCCCGTACCTTCGGTATGGACGCGCTGGTTCCGCGCATCGGTATTTACAGCCCGCGTGGACAGACCTACACGCCTGTCGACAGCGGCTCTCTGATGGCCTACAAGGAATCCAAAGACGGCCAGATGCTGGAAGAAGGCATCACCGAAGACGGCGCGATGGCCTCGTGGATCGCGGCGGGCACGGCTTACGCGCATCACGGCGTGCCGACCATTCCCTTCTTCGTGTTCTATTCCATGTTCGGTATGCAGCGCGTGGGCGACCTCGTGTGGGCCGCCGCCGACCAACGCGCACGCGGCTTCCTGCTGGGCGCCACCGCAGGCCGCACCACGCTGGCGGGCGAGGGATTGCAGCATCAGGACGGCAACAGCCAGCTTCAGGCCTACGTCGTGCCCAACCTCAAAGTGTACGATCCGGCCTTCGCCTACGAACTCGCCGTGATTATCGAAGACGGTATTCAGCGCATGTTCGTCAACGATGAAGACATTTTTTATTACGTCACCATCGACAATGAGAACGAAGTGCAGCCTGCCATGCCCGACGATGGCCGCAGCCACGACGAGATTCGGCAGGGCATCGTGAAGGGCCTGTACCGGTTTCAGCGCAGCCAGAGCAAGGGCAAGCTGAAGGCGCAGATTTTGGCGGGTGGACCGGCCATGGGAGCGGCACTGGAAGCCGCCCAGAAGCTGGAAGCCTACGGTGTGGCCGCCGATATCTGGTCAGTCACGAGCTACAAGGAACTGCATCAGGACGCCCTCGCCGTGCAGCGCCACAACATGCTGCACCCCACCAATGCCCCGCGCACCTCCTATGTGGCTCAGCAACTTAGCAAAGACAACGCGCCCGGCGTCCTGATCAGCGTCAGCGATTACGTGAAGCTCAGCGCCGACGGTCTGAACGGCCACATCGACCGCAAAATCTGGACACTCGGCACCGACGGCTTTGGCCGCAGCGAGGCCCGCGAAGAACTGCGCGACTTCTTTGAAGTGGACACCAAACACGTGATCCTGGCGACCCTATACGCCCTGCTCCGCGACGGCAAGATCAAGGGCGACGTGGTGCAGCAGGCCATCACCGATCTTGGTATCGATCCAGAGCGTGAAAATCCGTTCCTGCGCTAA
- the aceF gene encoding dihydrolipoyllysine-residue acetyltransferase → MAQELKLPDVGDNIEQGTVVSVLVKPGDTVAEGQPIIEIETDKAVIEVPASAGGTVESVAVNVGDTVKIGAVLLTLGGGAAASAGAPAEASAPVAPAAEPDPATVASDTETARRIAQAQQQSQKEQAAPPVETASAPAPAAPASAPAPAPSAPASAGAQITLPDVGDNIEQGTVVTVLVKVGDTVTEGQPVIEIETDKAVIEVPANVGGTVQSVNVNVGDTVKIGAVLLTLGGGAAPAAAAPATPVPAPTQAPAQGDAPVSSLSTERPTPAGAGQQSPERAQPATQQPGAERPYNTQAYDNRLLVPAAPSIRRMAREMGVDIHDVHGTGIAGRISEEDVRRTAGTPSVGQPNVGQPGVAAAAQPAASAPAAAPAQVPASLPNFEKWGTVRREDMSGIRKATVRSMAASWSSIPMVTHFDKADVTRMEEVRKQFGARVEKAGGKLTMTHILMKVVANALRKFPKFGASLDLGNNQVIYKDYVNLGVAVDTPVGLLVPVLKDADRKSITEIVLELNELAGKARDRKLKPDEMQGATFTISNLGGIGGHAFTPIVNSPEVAILGVSRGGFEPVWNKETNAFEPRNMLPLSLTYDHRLIDGADAARFVRHICETLEDPFLISL, encoded by the coding sequence ATGGCGCAAGAACTGAAACTCCCCGATGTGGGCGACAATATCGAGCAAGGCACTGTCGTTTCTGTCCTCGTCAAGCCCGGCGACACCGTTGCTGAAGGCCAGCCCATCATCGAAATCGAGACCGATAAAGCCGTGATCGAAGTGCCCGCATCGGCAGGCGGCACGGTGGAAAGTGTGGCCGTGAACGTGGGCGACACCGTAAAAATTGGAGCGGTCTTGCTGACCCTCGGCGGCGGCGCGGCGGCATCGGCGGGCGCACCTGCTGAAGCTTCTGCCCCTGTTGCTCCGGCTGCTGAACCCGACCCGGCCACCGTTGCCAGCGACACCGAAACCGCCCGCCGGATCGCGCAGGCCCAGCAGCAGAGCCAGAAAGAACAGGCCGCGCCGCCCGTGGAAACGGCCTCGGCTCCGGCTCCAGCCGCGCCCGCTTCTGCCCCTGCCCCCGCTCCTTCTGCCCCAGCCAGCGCAGGCGCTCAGATCACGCTGCCCGACGTGGGCGACAACATCGAGCAGGGCACCGTCGTCACGGTTCTGGTCAAGGTTGGAGACACCGTGACCGAAGGCCAGCCGGTCATCGAGATTGAAACCGACAAGGCCGTGATCGAAGTGCCTGCCAACGTTGGCGGCACGGTGCAGAGCGTGAACGTGAACGTGGGCGACACCGTGAAAATCGGCGCGGTCTTGTTGACGTTGGGCGGCGGTGCAGCTCCGGCGGCAGCGGCCCCAGCAACTCCAGTTCCAGCGCCAACACAGGCCCCAGCGCAGGGCGACGCGCCCGTGTCCAGCCTCAGCACCGAACGCCCCACGCCTGCGGGTGCGGGTCAGCAATCGCCCGAACGTGCCCAGCCCGCCACGCAGCAGCCCGGTGCCGAGCGCCCCTACAACACGCAGGCCTACGACAACCGCCTGCTCGTGCCCGCCGCGCCCAGCATTCGCCGGATGGCCCGCGAAATGGGCGTGGATATCCATGACGTTCACGGCACCGGAATCGCCGGACGCATTAGCGAAGAAGACGTGCGCCGCACCGCCGGGACGCCCAGTGTTGGTCAACCCAATGTGGGTCAGCCCGGTGTTGCTGCTGCCGCTCAGCCTGCGGCCAGTGCGCCCGCCGCTGCTCCTGCCCAAGTGCCCGCATCTCTGCCCAATTTCGAGAAGTGGGGCACGGTACGCCGCGAGGATATGAGCGGCATTCGCAAGGCCACCGTTCGCAGCATGGCTGCCTCCTGGTCAAGCATTCCGATGGTCACGCACTTTGACAAGGCCGACGTGACCCGCATGGAAGAGGTGCGCAAACAGTTCGGAGCGCGGGTGGAGAAGGCGGGCGGCAAGCTCACCATGACCCACATTCTGATGAAGGTCGTTGCCAACGCCCTGCGCAAGTTCCCCAAATTCGGCGCGAGTCTGGATCTGGGCAACAATCAGGTGATCTACAAGGATTACGTGAATCTGGGCGTGGCTGTGGATACGCCTGTGGGTCTGCTGGTGCCCGTGCTGAAGGACGCCGACCGCAAGAGCATCACCGAAATCGTGCTGGAGCTGAACGAACTGGCCGGAAAAGCCCGTGATCGCAAGCTGAAGCCCGACGAAATGCAGGGCGCGACGTTTACGATTTCCAACCTCGGCGGCATCGGTGGGCACGCCTTCACGCCCATCGTCAACTCGCCCGAAGTGGCGATACTGGGCGTCAGTCGCGGCGGCTTCGAGCCAGTGTGGAACAAGGAAACCAACGCCTTCGAACCGCGCAACATGTTGCCCCTGAGCCTCACCTACGACCACCGCCTGATCGACGGCGCAGACGCGGCCCGCTTCGTGCGCCACATTTGCGAAACGCTGGAAGACCCTTTCCTGATCTCGCTGTAA
- a CDS encoding ATP-binding protein codes for MPTLFYLIGPPASGKRTIGQLLERQTGAVLLDNHL; via the coding sequence ATGCCCACTCTCTTTTACCTGATCGGCCCACCGGCCAGTGGCAAACGCACCATCGGGCAACTGCTGGAGCGGCAGACCGGAGCCGTGCTGCTCGACAACCACCTCTGA